One Nitrospina watsonii DNA segment encodes these proteins:
- the uvrB gene encoding excinuclease ABC subunit UvrB, translating into MQPFTLNADFEPAGHQPEAIDQLFNQFRDGGHQTLLGVTGSGKTYTVANVVEKLQRPTLVIAHNKTLAAQLYNEFKDFFPDNAVGYFVSYYDYYQPEAYLPTTDTYIEKDASINDEIDKMRHAATHALFERRDVLIVASVSCIYGLGSPEAYHGMLLFVERGMETDREKVLRKLVDIQYKRNDIDFQRGTFRVRGGIVEVLPVYERNEAVRIEFFGDEIERLSTFDPLTLETLNEIDRIAIYPASHYTTPKDQLERAISDIQDELRERIQYFRSQNLLIEAQRIEQRTMFDLEMIREIGYCQGIENYSRHLMGREPGSPPPTLLDYFPDDALFVIDESHVTIPQLHGMYKGDRARKETLIRYGFRLPSAFDNRPLQWEEFAARDNSMLYVSATPGRYELDQSKDKVAELIVRPTGLVDPEIEVRPIGGQVDNLYHEILKRAEGNERTLVTTLTKRFAEDLTEHFTEMGMKVKYLHSDIVTIERIQIIRELRLGEFDALIGINLLREGLDIPEVSLIAILDADKEGFLRSATSLIQTSGRAARNLSGHVIMYADRITPSMQQAIDETQRRRAIQTEYNELHGITPTSIQKSIKDTMDGWERHAMVPVVQEEEEEYMAGGNVLSFIAQLEKRMHTHAKNLEFEKAAALRDRINTLREKELGVGS; encoded by the coding sequence ATGCAACCCTTCACACTGAACGCCGATTTTGAGCCTGCCGGGCACCAGCCTGAGGCCATCGACCAGTTATTCAACCAGTTCCGCGACGGCGGCCATCAGACCCTGTTGGGCGTCACCGGCTCCGGCAAGACCTACACCGTGGCCAACGTGGTCGAAAAACTGCAACGCCCGACCCTGGTGATCGCCCACAACAAGACCCTCGCCGCCCAGCTTTACAACGAATTCAAGGATTTCTTCCCGGACAACGCGGTGGGCTATTTTGTCAGTTATTACGATTACTACCAGCCGGAAGCCTACCTGCCGACCACCGACACCTACATCGAGAAGGACGCCTCGATCAACGATGAGATCGACAAGATGCGCCACGCCGCCACCCACGCCCTGTTCGAGCGGCGCGACGTGTTGATCGTCGCCAGCGTCTCCTGCATCTACGGTCTCGGTTCGCCGGAAGCCTACCACGGCATGCTGTTGTTCGTGGAACGAGGCATGGAAACCGACCGCGAAAAGGTGCTGCGCAAACTGGTGGATATCCAGTACAAGCGCAACGACATCGATTTCCAGCGCGGCACCTTCCGCGTGCGCGGCGGCATCGTCGAAGTGCTGCCGGTTTACGAACGCAACGAGGCGGTGCGCATCGAGTTCTTCGGCGACGAGATCGAGCGGCTGTCCACGTTCGACCCGTTGACCTTGGAGACGCTGAACGAGATCGACCGCATCGCCATCTACCCGGCCAGCCATTACACCACGCCTAAAGATCAACTGGAGCGGGCGATCTCCGACATCCAGGACGAGTTGCGCGAACGCATTCAGTATTTCCGCAGCCAGAACCTGCTCATCGAGGCGCAACGCATCGAGCAGCGCACGATGTTCGATCTGGAAATGATTCGCGAGATCGGCTATTGCCAGGGCATCGAAAACTATTCGAGGCATTTGATGGGACGCGAGCCGGGCAGCCCGCCGCCGACGCTGCTCGATTATTTTCCCGATGACGCGCTGTTCGTCATCGACGAAAGCCACGTCACCATCCCGCAACTGCACGGCATGTACAAGGGCGACCGGGCCCGCAAGGAAACGCTCATCCGCTACGGCTTCCGCCTGCCGTCGGCGTTCGACAACCGGCCTCTGCAATGGGAGGAGTTCGCGGCGCGCGACAACAGCATGCTGTACGTCTCCGCCACCCCCGGCCGTTACGAACTGGACCAGTCGAAAGACAAGGTGGCGGAGTTGATCGTGCGTCCCACCGGTCTCGTCGATCCGGAAATCGAGGTGCGCCCCATCGGCGGCCAGGTGGACAACCTGTACCACGAAATTTTAAAACGCGCCGAGGGCAACGAACGCACGCTGGTCACCACGCTGACCAAACGCTTCGCCGAAGACCTGACCGAACACTTCACCGAGATGGGGATGAAGGTCAAGTACCTGCACTCGGACATCGTCACCATCGAGCGCATTCAGATCATCCGCGAGCTCAGGCTGGGCGAGTTCGACGCTCTGATCGGCATCAACCTGCTGCGCGAAGGCCTCGACATCCCCGAAGTGTCGCTGATCGCCATCCTCGACGCCGACAAGGAAGGCTTCCTGCGCTCGGCGACGTCGCTGATCCAGACGTCGGGACGCGCCGCGCGCAACCTGTCCGGCCACGTCATCATGTACGCCGACCGCATCACGCCTTCCATGCAGCAGGCCATCGATGAAACCCAGCGCCGCCGCGCCATCCAGACCGAATACAACGAGCTGCACGGCATCACACCCACGTCCATTCAGAAATCGATCAAGGACACGATGGACGGTTGGGAGCGCCATGCGATGGTGCCGGTGGTGCAGGAAGAAGAGGAAGAATACATGGCGGGCGGCAACGTGCTCAGTTTCATCGCGCAGTTGGAAAAACGCATGCACACCCACGCCAAAAATCTGGAGTTCGAAAAAGCAGCGGCGTTGCGCGACCGCATCAACACGCTCAGAGAAAAGGAGCTGGGCGTCGGTTCCTGA
- a CDS encoding TraB/GumN family protein, whose product METASNADVIKTLQVNGSTITLVGTAHVSQKSVELVEEKIQTGDYDCVAVELCPPRYENMVNQSWWKNLDIYQILRSGRGSLLLINLALSAYQRRLADKLGIEPGKEMARGIELAKENNLRLEVIDRDITTTLQRMYRRVTFWQKMKLVTGLVASIFVGEEVTEEQIENLKEGDMLQSLVEEFGEELPEIKQVLIDERDQYMVGKLVELAKSSDAPKNILALVGAGHLIGMMPAFESPPDAGQVQELEQKPKPSRAGYYVGWGIGIFILSMFAVGYMRSPELGTDLIITWVVLNGSLSALGAALAFAHPLSIVTAFVAAPLTSLNPTIGAGMVVGIVESFLRKPRVSDFETIRSDIAQLSLWWKNRVVRVFLIFFFANLGSAAGTFLAGSSIIHQLVQ is encoded by the coding sequence GTGGAAACCGCTTCCAACGCCGATGTGATCAAGACCCTCCAGGTCAACGGCTCGACGATCACGTTGGTCGGCACCGCACACGTCTCACAGAAAAGCGTCGAACTGGTGGAGGAAAAAATCCAGACCGGCGACTACGACTGCGTCGCCGTGGAGCTGTGCCCGCCACGTTACGAAAACATGGTCAACCAGTCCTGGTGGAAGAATCTGGATATTTACCAGATTTTGCGCAGTGGCCGGGGCTCGCTGCTGCTCATCAACCTGGCGCTTTCCGCGTACCAGCGGCGGCTGGCGGACAAACTGGGCATCGAGCCGGGTAAAGAAATGGCGCGGGGCATCGAACTGGCGAAGGAAAACAACCTCAGGCTGGAGGTCATCGACCGCGACATCACCACCACGCTGCAACGCATGTACCGGCGGGTGACCTTCTGGCAGAAAATGAAACTGGTCACCGGCCTCGTCGCCAGCATCTTCGTCGGTGAGGAGGTCACGGAAGAGCAGATCGAAAACCTCAAGGAAGGCGACATGCTGCAATCGCTGGTCGAGGAATTCGGCGAGGAGTTGCCGGAGATCAAACAGGTGTTGATCGATGAGCGCGACCAGTACATGGTGGGCAAGCTGGTGGAACTGGCGAAGTCGTCCGACGCGCCGAAGAACATCCTGGCCCTGGTTGGGGCGGGACACCTGATCGGCATGATGCCGGCCTTTGAGTCGCCGCCCGACGCCGGACAGGTGCAGGAGTTGGAGCAGAAACCCAAACCCAGCCGCGCCGGCTATTACGTCGGCTGGGGCATCGGCATTTTCATCCTCAGCATGTTTGCGGTGGGCTACATGCGTTCTCCGGAACTGGGCACCGACCTCATCATCACCTGGGTGGTGTTGAACGGCAGCCTCAGCGCACTGGGCGCGGCACTGGCGTTCGCGCATCCCCTGTCCATTGTCACCGCATTCGTGGCGGCGCCTTTGACCTCACTCAATCCGACCATCGGTGCGGGCATGGTCGTCGGTATTGTCGAGTCGTTCCTGCGCAAGCCGCGCGTCAGCGATTTTGAAACCATCCGTTCGGACATCGCCCAGCTGTCGTTGTGGTGGAAGAACCGCGTGGTGCGCGTGTTTCTGATTTTCTTTTTCGCCAACCTGGGATCGGCGGCGGGTACCTTTCTGGCTGGTTCTTCGATCATCCATCAACTGGTCCAGTGA
- a CDS encoding phosphoglycerate dehydrogenase encodes MAAQHSPQVAVTPPAICKFPALCKTLTDAFPATRFNDSGQYLSEDALIDFCGDAEVLLIGRDPLTERVLAALPNLRLVAKYGVGLDNLDLAALEKRGIRLGWTAGVNRRSAAELALAFMLGLCHNVFPSGMALKQGRWEKDGGVLLQGKTVGIIGCGHIGSEVARLLQPFGCPLLVRDILDKSEMCGEVGARQVDFDTLIREADVVTLHVPLTDETRNLIDGWALREMKPSAFLVNTSRGEVVDERALKQALTAGTIAGAALDVFAQEPPEDMELLACPNLFATPHIGGNAVEAVEAMARSAIAHIVDYYKERGWIL; translated from the coding sequence ATGGCGGCGCAGCATTCCCCCCAGGTGGCGGTGACTCCGCCTGCGATCTGCAAATTCCCGGCCCTCTGCAAGACCCTCACCGACGCCTTTCCCGCGACCCGCTTCAACGACTCCGGCCAGTACCTGAGCGAAGATGCGTTGATCGACTTCTGCGGCGACGCGGAAGTGTTGTTGATCGGGCGCGACCCGCTCACCGAACGCGTGCTGGCGGCGTTGCCGAATCTGCGCCTGGTCGCCAAATACGGGGTGGGGTTGGACAACCTCGACCTTGCGGCGTTGGAGAAGCGCGGCATCCGTCTCGGCTGGACGGCGGGGGTCAACCGGCGCTCGGCGGCAGAGTTGGCACTGGCGTTCATGCTGGGGTTGTGCCACAACGTGTTCCCGAGCGGCATGGCCCTCAAACAGGGGCGATGGGAAAAAGACGGCGGCGTCCTGTTGCAGGGCAAGACCGTCGGCATCATCGGCTGCGGCCATATCGGCTCGGAGGTGGCGCGCCTGCTGCAACCGTTTGGGTGCCCCCTGCTGGTTCGTGATATTCTGGATAAATCAGAGATGTGTGGGGAAGTCGGAGCCCGGCAGGTGGATTTCGACACCCTGATCCGGGAAGCCGATGTGGTGACCCTGCACGTGCCGTTGACCGATGAGACACGGAACCTGATCGATGGTTGGGCGTTACGGGAAATGAAGCCCTCGGCATTTCTGGTCAACACCAGCCGCGGCGAGGTGGTGGACGAACGCGCGCTCAAGCAGGCGCTGACTGCGGGGACGATCGCCGGGGCGGCGCTGGACGTGTTCGCTCAGGAGCCGCCGGAGGACATGGAACTGCTGGCCTGTCCCAATCTGTTCGCCACGCCACACATCGGCGGCAATGCAGTGGAAGCGGTGGAGGCGATGGCGCGGTCGGCCATCGCGCACATAGTGGATTACTATAAGGAACGCGGATGGATTCTGTGA